From Alteribacter lacisalsi, a single genomic window includes:
- a CDS encoding EYxxD motif small membrane protein: MLWEYATDTVFIFLMLIGSLAMILFIWDRGRARQ; this comes from the coding sequence TTGCTCTGGGAATACGCAACCGACACTGTCTTCATTTTTCTCATGCTGATCGGGTCACTCGCGATGATTCTGTTTATCTGGGACCGGGGGCGCGCACGGCAGTAA